A part of Quatrionicoccus australiensis genomic DNA contains:
- a CDS encoding two-partner secretion domain-containing protein — MNHIYRTVWNAALGAWVAVGELARSHSSSSAAASATATAAVSLLLPSLAMAAGSVNTANSQTGSYVAPNGVTVVDIAKTNNAGLSHNLFLQYNVDAKGLVLNNVTKDQLAQQSQLAGMISGNANLDQAAKVILNEVLSNNRSVLAGYSEVLGGKADVVLVNPYGITCTGCGFINTDRVTLSTGTPFLNSDGSLGGFNVSQGDILINGSGLNASGQQIVDLLMRSLRVEGQINGRDLGVVAGANRWDYATRTVTGQLAAVGSSPVYAIDTALLGGMYANRIRLLATESGVGVRMAGDVAANAGDFTLSAAGVIELRNKVSAHQNIAVGGEALDIAGAALTAKQDLTLAADNALTLSGSALVAGRDLQVSAGSLSDTADNGSLDDNNQRYAAGKLQLAVTGQAALAGTTWRSGGNWQGTVGSLSVDAAGAGLASQGSLALGSTSGDLDLAGAALKAVGDLALAASGKLRTQAGSGQGIQSTAGDVLLRAGAGLDNAGSISADQGKTTLRVGGQLRNSGQIHGAMALDIADADGAASQSLSNSGKLLSEGSLSLLAAAANNAASGWIQAASGSRVQLVSLGNSGSWLLSTAGGATADQISVAGELNNQGVLQSARSLALSAGGAVDNGGQLLADGALDIASQGYLNRDTGVTQAGGVLSLDSANAALANAGLLKAADVSLQSRAGLTNSGIVTADSGATTIRASGQLANSGQIHAVTLLDIADADGGGSASLTNSGTLLSDGSLKLQAAATNNTASGWIQAASGSRLQLGSLGNLGTWLLSTVGGASADRVDVAGDVNNAGVLQAARGLELTAGGGVDNDGKLLAAGDLTLSSNGYQNRADAVTQAAGALHLYSGNVLLGNAASGLIKAASISLTSGAGLDNAGLIDGEAGATTIRASGQLHNSGEIHGATALDIADAAGGGSASLANSGSLISDGRLELKAGAANNAASGWIQAASGSRVQVGSLGNSGTWLLSTASGALADELQVAAGLANDGVVQAARTLALTTGGAIANNGKLLAGGDLAISSQGYQNGAAAVVQASGALSLDSGNAVLGNAAGGLIKAAGVSLKSAAGLVNAGNISAASGATTLRVSGQLDNSGQIQAATALDIAAADGGAGVNLDNSGRLLSGGSLSLQALFANNAASGWVQAASGSRVELAGLGNFGTWLLSTAPGATDTLNVAANLVNAGTLQSAGILVLTANGIENRSAALIKGGSLQLNSTDGLDNAGSLVAAGADAQLRVDGQIDNSGQIYAATLLDIADASGGASENLNNSGLLLSDGRLKLRAAAAGNSGAGWIQAADGSEVSLASLNNAATWLLSNRGGALDDMFAVAGNVDNRGVLQSARRLDLSAGSVDNRDDGLVKAASMKLASLGALNNFGQISAVTGAATLRLAGKLDNSGQIYAASALDIADLNAGGSEDFSNSGLLLSDGSMQIKAAAAKNTASGQIQAAGASKLELASLDNEGVWLLSTAASTAADTADDNLTLTGKLLNRGILQSARAFDVDAGSIENVKQIYAADKLTLDSNGYTNRAGALTQAAGELVLKARDASIANEAGGIIAGNRLTISTTDSIVNQGVLQGGKESGSTLTANQLDNRAGAIITLATDALGGGQVVANSVLNAGKLQSIGDMALQVRNSINDSGLILANGDLTVRGTSGDVLNVDVSGQMQAGGKLSLSGQNDSRALKLALASGAKVLGGTFDLKTQQLTLGGNTSLSSTGEMKIAADKIAIDAWDSRILGAMNGTAKTIIEMTGNFLFTNNGLIYSAGDLDFSTPSHILNMETAGISAGHDLVLSSDNNNISNYGALYAGNLLKVTASGGGSIYNEGGLNPRGTMNAGKRIELTAGSSVENSSMIYSDGDITVSAPTVVNEVYGGDRRVWGSETEVYNIQTKIVDKGLYASPWYHEAWEEYERKTEARQYYNGGKPTYRPQILGSGTVTFNGFSNLTNLGGEIWGGNLVLAGNGSALVVNDAYDLNKRETVSTYSHYIRYEGYSFLVYEEDYNHNLVVQNPTYSKLNENVGAGIFANASLSGSGFTLVNGSDPTASGKALAVTVTAKTGAQVEAAQAADKVSTKQPCSDTCSKTDDTGGVNAKDDEGLKDKGAAADTGSSVDDVETAKKKEATNSGGATTGKAPTVFGSPDPVAKVNGQSFGGINIVLPSNPNGYFVTTKSSDSHYLVETNPLYLNVPGGANGLSSDYLSQQLGYDPDSLLKRLGDGGYEEYLIRQQLSARTGRSILAGYASSSEQMAKFMDNAVAQSKDLGLVLGQEPTAEQLSHLGSDIVWLVETVVSGSKVLAPVVYLSEATRKSIVSGAVIEADSVNLNLNGMVNAGGTISGKNTLNIVSSGDIVNLSGAIGGGDVSLKSTSGSIINKTLSSEIKTASGTDTVLGKTATITSTGKLALDAAADIKVIGAQVTAGGDASLKAKGEVSFDTIEARSSSKSSSQSGDVFNSKSSSVEVVNVKQVKSGLTVGGDLQATAGKDITFAGTDVTVKGDAALDAGGAVKVISKADTTTTKSKTEESGLGVGGGLWGTSTVSEERTESRNVASTVNIGGNASIKAGEDLTLQGSKLNVAGNAQVDARSINVLDGLDGVTTKTEKNTTSILKVTSGTGSSASKSAADASSSDQDKTAQAQAGASASAAAQGSGGLAFVSNEQVTTNSKTTTSVASAFTVGGNADLKAKENLNVTGSKIDVGGDLAIDAKKVNVLAGRNESTTTTSSTTTNIGLMASSSNSAGASADAAAKASDKSLIPTASASANAAANAKSESGVSFVQVDTLNSEQQKVSNVAAGIKSGGDLKVKAEELKLTGSTLEAGGDASLKVDKIEILAAKDSSTSKSSSTRTSIGLLGSSDNNVEAGASADPGKGFNAKANVSGDASSANKLTLLKVNAATAESTDITNQGSALKVGGNLKVDAGNLQVTGSDIAAGGSAVIKADTQKFDAAVDVHEKKSTSNTTTAGLYTDASAGAHANAELTGSVDASATISMGYYVNNSGSSAVNGSTKAVVSTLKTGGDLVRVAKESISDTGTAIEVGGNLVQSAKTITSKAAADSTYSSNSSQTTEGRVGMYAGASASAGVTSGAAADASVGMVVSADHKNDSSSVKETTAVVSNIKVGGTFSSVSSGTTSLEGTKIDAGGDVALKAGDLKFSAARDTRESSSTTAQAAANLQINVNAESVVGGKFSASGSGGTTTGSSSTAVVGGIASGGKLRIETAKDAVFEGTALESTGPTQVAAGGNVRFDAANSTAQSSSRSAGAAVSAGMSSGGSADKSEKSGALSASTSYEQSDSQSTTKTAAKIQSLGGLTVSSGGDARFEGTQIASGGDTTIAAKGNLAFDAAHDTASTTGFKAGVSLGASSGKVSENGKNTKTESVSAGLSGGYSEKKSDTAKAASLVGLGDVKLSSGKDLVLEGTGIAADGKVAAAAGGEVIQKEAKSSSSSLTLAGGATVTLKNKTESTDKYADPKPEVKDDGLGSASGAAKQTGAAAKKMKDGNDKQVATDDLGSASQVVKSSGNGAKTANPANAAKDVETDGLGSASGIAGQSGAAAKTVKDGKGLVSDDGLGSASAIAGQTGKAARNIQNGSDNQVLDDGLGSASQLTQASGKGAKEAGASGLESLANKVKNSDLVTSAKASKLGKLVAKGSELKSKVPVSVGGISGDFGVSNKDSGKSVDIKGGKGVEIQSGVKALQ; from the coding sequence ATGAACCATATCTACCGTACCGTCTGGAATGCCGCGCTTGGCGCCTGGGTTGCCGTCGGCGAACTGGCCCGTTCGCATTCCTCTTCCTCGGCGGCCGCATCTGCCACCGCGACGGCCGCTGTCAGCCTGCTTCTGCCCTCGCTGGCGATGGCAGCCGGTTCAGTGAACACCGCCAACAGTCAGACCGGCAGTTATGTCGCGCCGAACGGCGTGACCGTGGTCGATATTGCCAAGACCAACAATGCCGGCTTATCGCACAATCTGTTCCTGCAATACAACGTCGATGCCAAGGGTCTGGTCCTCAATAACGTGACCAAGGATCAACTGGCGCAGCAATCGCAACTGGCCGGCATGATCTCGGGCAATGCCAATCTCGACCAGGCGGCGAAAGTCATCCTCAACGAGGTGCTTTCCAACAACCGCAGCGTGCTTGCCGGTTACAGCGAAGTGCTCGGCGGCAAGGCCGATGTTGTGCTGGTCAATCCCTACGGCATTACCTGTACCGGCTGCGGCTTCATCAATACCGACCGCGTCACCCTGTCGACCGGTACGCCTTTCCTGAACAGCGACGGATCGCTGGGCGGCTTCAATGTCAGTCAGGGCGACATCCTGATCAACGGCAGCGGTCTCAATGCCAGCGGGCAGCAGATCGTTGATCTGTTGATGCGCTCGCTGCGTGTCGAAGGGCAGATCAACGGGCGCGATCTCGGCGTTGTTGCCGGCGCCAACCGCTGGGACTACGCGACGCGCACGGTGACCGGCCAGCTCGCCGCGGTCGGCAGCAGCCCGGTCTATGCCATCGATACCGCCCTGCTTGGCGGCATGTACGCCAATCGCATCCGCCTGCTGGCTACCGAAAGCGGCGTCGGCGTGCGCATGGCCGGTGACGTCGCCGCCAATGCCGGCGATTTCACGCTGTCGGCGGCCGGTGTGATCGAGCTGCGTAACAAGGTCTCGGCGCACCAGAACATCGCCGTCGGTGGCGAGGCGCTCGACATCGCCGGCGCGGCGCTGACTGCGAAGCAGGACCTGACGCTGGCTGCCGACAACGCGCTGACGCTGAGCGGCAGCGCCCTGGTTGCCGGGCGCGACCTGCAGGTCAGCGCAGGCAGCCTGAGCGATACCGCCGATAACGGCAGCCTTGACGACAATAACCAGCGCTACGCGGCCGGCAAGCTGCAACTTGCCGTCACCGGGCAGGCTGCGCTGGCCGGGACGACCTGGCGCAGCGGCGGCAACTGGCAAGGCACGGTGGGCAGCCTGAGCGTCGATGCGGCCGGAGCCGGTCTCGCCAGCCAGGGCAGCCTGGCGCTGGGCAGCACCAGCGGCGATCTCGATCTGGCCGGTGCAGCGCTCAAGGCAGTTGGTGACCTCGCACTCGCCGCCAGCGGCAAGCTGCGCACGCAAGCCGGCAGTGGCCAGGGCATCCAGTCCACAGCGGGCGACGTGTTGCTGCGCGCCGGTGCGGGACTGGACAACGCCGGCAGTATTTCGGCCGACCAGGGCAAGACGACGCTGCGCGTCGGCGGTCAACTGCGCAACAGCGGGCAAATCCACGGCGCCATGGCGCTCGATATCGCCGACGCCGACGGCGCCGCCAGCCAAAGTTTGAGCAACAGCGGCAAGCTGCTCAGCGAGGGCAGCCTGAGCCTGCTCGCAGCCGCCGCCAATAATGCGGCGAGCGGCTGGATCCAGGCGGCAAGCGGCAGCCGGGTGCAACTGGTCAGCCTGGGCAATTCGGGCTCCTGGCTGCTGTCGACCGCTGGCGGCGCGACGGCCGACCAGATCAGCGTCGCCGGCGAGCTCAACAACCAGGGCGTGCTGCAATCCGCCCGTTCGTTGGCGTTGAGCGCCGGCGGTGCCGTCGACAACGGCGGCCAGCTGCTCGCCGACGGCGCGCTGGACATCGCCAGCCAGGGCTACCTGAATCGCGATACTGGCGTTACCCAGGCCGGCGGCGTGCTCAGCCTGGACAGCGCCAACGCCGCCCTTGCCAACGCCGGCCTGCTCAAGGCCGCCGACGTCAGCCTGCAGAGCCGCGCCGGCCTCACCAATTCCGGCATCGTGACCGCCGACAGCGGCGCGACGACGATCCGCGCCAGCGGTCAACTCGCCAACAGCGGCCAAATCCATGCCGTGACCCTGCTCGATATCGCCGATGCCGATGGCGGCGGCAGTGCCAGCCTCACCAACAGCGGCACGCTGCTCAGCGACGGCAGCCTGAAGCTGCAGGCCGCGGCGACGAACAACACGGCGAGCGGCTGGATCCAGGCGGCGAGCGGCAGCCGGCTGCAACTGGGCAGCCTGGGCAATTTGGGCACCTGGCTGCTGTCGACCGTGGGCGGCGCCAGCGCCGACCGGGTCGATGTGGCCGGCGACGTGAACAACGCCGGCGTGCTGCAGGCGGCCCGTGGCCTCGAACTGACGGCGGGCGGTGGCGTGGACAACGACGGCAAGCTGCTCGCCGCCGGCGATCTGACACTCAGCAGCAACGGCTACCAGAACCGTGCCGACGCAGTGACCCAGGCCGCCGGCGCCCTGCATCTGTACAGCGGCAACGTGCTGCTCGGCAATGCGGCGAGCGGACTCATCAAGGCCGCCAGCATCAGTCTGACGAGCGGCGCCGGGCTGGACAACGCCGGCCTGATTGATGGCGAGGCCGGAGCGACGACGATCCGCGCCAGCGGTCAACTGCATAATAGCGGCGAAATCCATGGCGCCACGGCGCTCGACATTGCCGACGCCGCTGGCGGCGGCAGCGCAAGTCTGGCCAACAGCGGCAGCCTGATCAGCGACGGCCGCCTGGAGCTGAAGGCCGGTGCGGCGAACAACGCGGCGAGCGGCTGGATCCAGGCGGCGAGCGGCAGCCGGGTGCAAGTGGGCAGCCTGGGCAATTCCGGCACCTGGCTACTGTCGACCGCAAGCGGGGCGCTTGCCGACGAGCTGCAGGTTGCGGCCGGTCTCGCTAACGACGGCGTCGTGCAAGCGGCCCGGACGCTCGCGCTGACGACGGGCGGCGCCATCGCCAACAACGGCAAGCTGCTCGCCGGGGGCGACCTCGCGATCAGCAGCCAGGGCTACCAGAACGGTGCGGCCGCGGTGGTCCAGGCGAGCGGTGCGCTCAGCCTGGACAGCGGCAACGCGGTGCTGGGCAATGCGGCGGGCGGCCTGATCAAGGCGGCCGGGGTCAGCCTCAAGAGCGCCGCCGGCCTGGTCAATGCCGGCAACATCAGCGCCGCGAGCGGCGCGACGACGCTCCGGGTCAGCGGTCAACTCGACAACAGCGGCCAAATCCAGGCCGCCACGGCACTCGATATTGCCGCCGCCGACGGCGGCGCCGGTGTCAATCTGGACAACAGCGGCCGCCTGCTCAGCGGCGGCAGCCTGAGCCTGCAAGCCCTGTTCGCGAACAATGCGGCGAGCGGCTGGGTCCAGGCGGCGAGCGGCAGCCGGGTCGAACTGGCCGGGCTGGGCAATTTCGGCACCTGGCTGCTGTCGACCGCCCCGGGTGCGACCGACACGCTCAACGTTGCCGCCAACCTGGTCAACGCCGGCACCCTGCAATCGGCCGGCATCCTGGTACTGACGGCAAACGGCATCGAAAACCGCAGCGCCGCCCTGATCAAGGGCGGCAGCCTGCAGCTCAACAGCACGGACGGCCTCGACAACGCGGGTTCGCTGGTCGCGGCCGGCGCTGACGCCCAATTGCGGGTCGATGGACAAATCGACAACAGCGGCCAGATCTATGCCGCGACCCTGCTCGATATCGCCGACGCGAGCGGCGGCGCCAGCGAAAACCTCAATAACAGCGGCTTGCTGCTCAGCGATGGCCGCCTCAAGCTGCGCGCCGCGGCGGCCGGCAATTCGGGGGCCGGCTGGATCCAGGCGGCGGACGGCAGCGAGGTTTCCCTGGCCAGCCTCAACAATGCCGCGACCTGGCTGCTTTCCAATCGCGGCGGCGCACTGGACGATATGTTCGCCGTGGCCGGCAATGTCGACAACCGCGGTGTGCTGCAGTCGGCGCGCCGCCTCGATTTGAGCGCGGGTAGCGTCGACAACCGCGATGATGGCCTGGTCAAGGCGGCCAGCATGAAATTGGCGAGCCTCGGCGCGCTGAACAACTTCGGCCAGATTTCGGCCGTGACCGGCGCTGCGACCTTGCGGCTGGCCGGCAAACTCGACAATAGCGGCCAGATTTATGCAGCGAGCGCGCTCGATATCGCCGATCTCAACGCGGGTGGTAGCGAGGACTTCAGCAATAGTGGTTTGCTGCTCAGCGATGGCAGCATGCAGATCAAAGCGGCTGCAGCCAAGAACACGGCCAGCGGCCAGATCCAGGCGGCCGGGGCGAGCAAGCTCGAACTGGCCAGTCTCGACAACGAGGGCGTCTGGCTGCTGTCGACCGCTGCCAGTACAGCCGCCGATACCGCCGACGACAATCTGACGCTGACCGGCAAACTGCTCAACCGGGGCATCCTGCAGTCGGCCCGCGCCTTCGATGTCGATGCGGGCAGCATCGAGAACGTGAAGCAGATCTACGCTGCCGATAAGCTGACACTGGACAGCAACGGTTACACCAACCGCGCCGGCGCGCTCACCCAGGCGGCCGGGGAACTCGTGCTGAAAGCCCGCGACGCCTCGATCGCCAACGAAGCCGGTGGCATCATCGCGGGCAATCGTCTGACGATTTCGACCACCGACAGCATCGTCAATCAGGGCGTGCTGCAAGGCGGAAAGGAAAGCGGCAGCACACTCACGGCCAACCAGCTCGACAACCGGGCCGGCGCCATCATCACGCTGGCCACCGATGCGCTCGGCGGCGGCCAGGTCGTCGCCAACAGCGTGCTCAACGCCGGCAAGCTCCAGTCGATAGGCGACATGGCGCTGCAGGTCAGGAACAGCATCAACGACAGCGGCCTGATTCTCGCCAACGGCGATCTGACGGTGCGGGGTACTTCGGGCGATGTGCTCAACGTCGATGTCAGCGGCCAGATGCAGGCCGGCGGCAAGCTGAGCCTGAGCGGCCAGAACGACAGCCGGGCCCTCAAGCTGGCACTGGCGAGCGGCGCCAAGGTGCTGGGCGGGACTTTCGACCTGAAAACGCAGCAACTGACGCTGGGCGGCAACACGAGCCTGTCCTCAACCGGTGAGATGAAGATCGCCGCCGACAAGATCGCGATCGACGCCTGGGACAGCCGCATTCTCGGCGCCATGAACGGGACTGCCAAGACGATCATCGAGATGACTGGCAACTTCCTGTTTACCAACAACGGTCTGATCTATTCGGCCGGCGATCTCGATTTTTCTACGCCGAGCCACATCCTGAACATGGAGACCGCCGGGATTTCGGCCGGGCACGATCTCGTGTTGTCCTCTGATAACAACAACATCAGCAATTACGGCGCGTTGTATGCCGGTAACCTGCTCAAGGTCACGGCAAGCGGCGGCGGCAGCATCTACAACGAGGGTGGCCTGAATCCGCGCGGCACCATGAATGCCGGCAAGCGCATCGAGCTGACGGCGGGCAGCAGCGTCGAAAACAGCAGCATGATCTACAGCGACGGCGACATCACGGTGTCGGCGCCGACCGTCGTCAACGAGGTTTATGGCGGCGACCGGCGGGTCTGGGGCAGCGAAACCGAGGTCTACAACATTCAGACCAAGATCGTTGACAAGGGTTTGTACGCCAGCCCCTGGTATCACGAAGCCTGGGAGGAGTACGAGCGGAAGACCGAAGCCAGGCAGTATTACAACGGCGGCAAGCCCACCTATCGGCCACAGATCCTCGGCTCCGGTACCGTGACCTTCAACGGATTCTCGAACTTGACCAATCTGGGCGGTGAAATCTGGGGCGGAAACCTTGTCCTTGCCGGCAATGGCAGCGCACTCGTCGTCAATGACGCCTACGATCTGAACAAGCGGGAAACGGTCAGCACCTATTCGCATTACATCCGCTACGAGGGCTACTCTTTCCTCGTCTATGAAGAGGACTACAACCACAATCTGGTCGTGCAAAATCCGACCTACAGCAAGCTGAACGAGAATGTCGGGGCCGGCATCTTTGCCAATGCCAGTCTCTCCGGCTCGGGCTTTACCCTGGTCAATGGCTCGGATCCGACCGCCAGCGGCAAGGCGCTGGCGGTCACGGTGACCGCCAAGACCGGTGCCCAGGTCGAGGCCGCACAGGCTGCCGACAAGGTCAGCACGAAGCAGCCCTGTTCGGACACCTGCAGCAAGACGGACGATACCGGTGGCGTCAATGCCAAGGACGATGAAGGCCTCAAGGACAAGGGAGCCGCTGCCGATACCGGCTCATCGGTCGACGACGTCGAAACGGCCAAAAAGAAGGAAGCGACCAACAGCGGCGGCGCGACGACGGGCAAGGCGCCGACCGTGTTCGGCAGTCCCGACCCGGTGGCCAAGGTCAACGGGCAGAGCTTCGGCGGCATCAACATCGTTTTGCCGAGCAATCCGAACGGCTATTTCGTGACGACCAAATCGAGCGACTCGCATTACCTGGTCGAGACCAATCCGCTCTACCTCAACGTCCCGGGTGGGGCCAACGGTCTGAGCTCGGATTACCTGTCACAGCAGCTCGGCTACGATCCGGACAGCCTGCTCAAGCGTCTCGGCGACGGCGGCTACGAGGAATACCTGATCCGCCAGCAGCTCAGCGCCCGTACCGGACGCAGCATTCTCGCCGGCTATGCCAGCTCGAGCGAGCAGATGGCCAAATTCATGGACAACGCCGTGGCGCAGAGCAAGGATCTCGGTCTGGTCCTCGGGCAGGAGCCGACCGCGGAACAGTTGTCGCACCTTGGCAGCGATATTGTCTGGCTGGTCGAAACCGTGGTCAGCGGCAGCAAGGTGCTGGCGCCCGTGGTTTACCTGTCGGAAGCGACGCGCAAGAGTATCGTCAGCGGCGCGGTGATCGAAGCCGACAGTGTCAATTTGAATCTCAACGGCATGGTCAATGCCGGCGGCACGATCAGCGGCAAGAACACGCTCAACATCGTCAGCAGCGGCGATATCGTCAATCTTTCCGGCGCCATCGGCGGCGGCGATGTGAGCCTCAAATCGACGAGCGGCAGCATCATCAACAAGACGCTGAGCAGTGAGATCAAGACGGCCTCGGGTACCGACACCGTGCTCGGCAAGACGGCGACGATTACCTCCACCGGCAAGCTGGCGCTCGATGCCGCCGCCGACATCAAGGTCATCGGCGCTCAGGTCACGGCCGGCGGTGACGCCAGCCTCAAGGCCAAGGGCGAAGTCAGTTTTGACACCATCGAGGCGCGTTCGAGTTCGAAATCGTCGAGCCAGAGCGGCGACGTTTTCAATAGCAAGAGTTCGTCGGTCGAGGTGGTCAATGTCAAGCAGGTCAAGTCGGGTCTGACGGTCGGCGGCGATCTGCAGGCAACGGCAGGCAAGGACATCACCTTTGCCGGCACGGATGTCACGGTCAAGGGCGACGCGGCGCTCGACGCCGGCGGCGCGGTCAAGGTGATCAGCAAGGCCGACACGACGACGACCAAGAGCAAGACCGAGGAGAGTGGTCTCGGTGTCGGCGGCGGCCTCTGGGGCACCTCGACCGTGAGCGAGGAACGCACGGAAAGCCGCAATGTCGCGAGCACGGTGAACATCGGCGGCAATGCCTCGATCAAGGCCGGCGAAGATCTGACCTTGCAGGGCTCGAAGCTCAACGTCGCGGGCAATGCCCAGGTCGATGCGCGCAGCATCAATGTACTCGACGGTCTGGACGGGGTGACTACCAAGACCGAGAAAAACACCACTTCGATTCTCAAGGTCACCAGCGGCACCGGCAGTTCCGCTTCGAAGTCGGCCGCCGACGCGAGCAGTTCCGACCAGGACAAGACCGCGCAGGCCCAGGCCGGCGCCAGCGCCTCGGCGGCGGCCCAGGGCAGCGGCGGCCTGGCCTTCGTCAGCAACGAACAGGTCACCACCAACAGCAAGACGACGACCAGCGTCGCTTCGGCCTTCACGGTGGGCGGCAATGCCGATCTCAAGGCGAAGGAAAACCTCAATGTCACCGGCTCGAAGATTGATGTCGGTGGCGACCTGGCGATCGACGCCAAGAAGGTCAATGTCCTGGCCGGGCGCAACGAGTCGACGACGACGACCAGTTCGACGACGACCAACATCGGCCTGATGGCCAGTTCGAGCAACAGTGCCGGCGCTTCGGCCGATGCCGCGGCCAAGGCGAGCGACAAGAGCCTGATCCCGACCGCCTCGGCGAGTGCCAATGCAGCCGCCAATGCCAAGTCGGAGAGCGGCGTCAGCTTCGTCCAGGTCGATACGCTGAACAGCGAGCAGCAGAAAGTGAGCAATGTTGCCGCCGGCATCAAGAGCGGCGGCGATCTCAAGGTCAAGGCCGAAGAATTGAAGCTGACCGGCAGCACGCTGGAAGCGGGCGGCGATGCCAGCCTCAAGGTGGACAAGATCGAGATTCTTGCCGCCAAGGACAGCTCGACGAGCAAGTCGTCCTCGACCCGGACTTCGATCGGCCTGCTCGGGAGCAGCGACAACAATGTCGAAGCCGGCGCCAGTGCCGATCCCGGCAAGGGTTTCAATGCCAAGGCCAATGTCAGCGGCGACGCGTCGTCGGCCAACAAGCTGACCTTGCTCAAGGTCAATGCAGCGACGGCGGAATCGACCGATATCACGAACCAGGGCTCCGCCCTCAAGGTCGGCGGCAACCTCAAGGTCGATGCCGGCAACCTGCAGGTGACCGGCTCCGATATTGCCGCCGGCGGATCGGCGGTGATCAAGGCCGACACCCAGAAGTTCGACGCGGCGGTCGATGTGCATGAGAAGAAGAGCACGAGCAATACGACGACCGCCGGCTTGTACACCGATGCCTCGGCCGGTGCGCACGCCAATGCCGAATTGACCGGCAGTGTCGATGCCTCGGCCACGATCAGCATGGGCTATTACGTGAACAACAGCGGCAGCAGCGCGGTCAACGGCAGTACCAAGGCTGTGGTATCGACGCTCAAGACCGGCGGCGACCTGGTTCGGGTGGCCAAGGAAAGCATCAGCGATACCGGCACGGCGATCGAGGTTGGCGGTAACCTGGTGCAGAGCGCCAAGACCATCACCAGCAAGGCGGCGGCCGACAGTACCTACAGTTCGAACAGCAGCCAGACGACGGAAGGGCGCGTCGGCATGTATGCCGGTGCTTCGGCCAGCGCCGGCGTGACGTCGGGGGCGGCAGCCGATGCCTCGGTCGGAATGGTAGTCAGCGCTGATCACAAGAACGACAGCAGCAGCGTCAAGGAGACGACGGCCGTCGTCTCCAACATCAAGGTCGGCGGTACCTTCTCGAGTGTGTCGAGCGGCACGACCAGCCTGGAAGGGACGAAGATCGATGCCGGCGGCGATGTCGCGCTCAAGGCAGGCGATCTGAAGTTCAGCGCAGCCCGCGATACCCGCGAATCGTCTTCGACGACCGCCCAGGCTGCCGCCAACCTGCAGATCAATGTCAATGCCGAGAGCGTGGTCGGCGGCAAGTTCAGCGCCTCCGGTTCCGGCGGTACTACGACGGGGAGCAGCAGCACGGCGGTGGTCGGCGGCATTGCCAGCGGCGGCAAGCTCCGCATCGAAACGGCGAAGGATGCCGTCTTCGAGGGAACGGCCCTGGAAAGTACCGGCCCGACCCAGGTCGCGGCCGGCGGCAACGTGCGTTTCGACGCCGCCAACAGCACGGCGCAGAGTTCGTCGCGCAGTGCCGGGGCGGCGGTCAGCGCCGGGATGTCCTCGGGCGGTTCGGCCGACAAGTCGGAGAAGAGCGGAGCGCTGTCGGCCTCGACCTCCTACGAACAGTCGGACAGCCAGAGCACGACCAAGACCGCGGCGAAAATCCAGAGTCTGGGCGGGTTGACCGTCAGCAGCGGCGGCGATGCGCGCTTCGAAGGCACGCAGATTGCCAGCGGCGGCGACACGACGATCGCGGCCAAGGGCAACCTGGCCTTCGATGCGGCGCACGATACCGCGTCGACGACCGGCTTCAAGGCCGGCGTGTCGCTCGGCGCCAGTTCGGGCAAGGTCAGCGAGAACGGCAAGAACACCAAGACCGAGTCGGTCAGTGCCGGCCTTTCCGGCGGTTACAGCGAGAAGAAGAGCGATACCGCCAAGGCGGCTTCGCTTGTCGGTCTCGGCGACGTCAAACTGAGTTCGGGCAAGGACCTGGTGCTCGAAGGCACGGGCATTGCGGCCGACGGCAAGGTTGCGGCGGCAGCCGGTGGCGAGGTCATCCAGAAGGAGGCGAAATCGAGTTCGAGTTCATTGACCCTGGCCGGCGGGGCGACGGTGACCCTGAAGAACAAGACCGAGTCGACCGACAAGTACGCCGACCCCAAGCCGGAGGTCAAGGACGACGGCCTCGGCTCGGCGAGCGGGGCTGCCAAGCAGACCGGTGCGGCTGCGAAAAAAATGAAGGACGGCAACGACAAGCAGGTGGCGACCGACGATCTCGGTTCGGCCAGCCAGGTCGTCAAGTCCTCCGGCAATGGCGCAAAAACCGCCAATCCGGCCAATGCCGCCAAGGATGTCGAGACCGACGGTCTGGGCTCGGCCAGTGGCATTGCCGGGCAGAGCGGTGCAGCCGCCAAAACGGTCAAGGACGGCAAGGGCCTGGTCAGCGACGACGGCCTCGGTTCGGCCAGCGCTATCGCGGGCCAGACCGGCAAGGCGGCCAGGAACATACAGAACGGCAGCGACAACCAGGTGCTCGACGACGGATTGGGCTCGGCCAGCCAGCTGACCCAGGCCTCGGGCAAGGGCGCCAAGGAGGCTGGCGCCTCCGGACTCGAAAGCCTGGCCAACAAGGTCAAGAATTCCGACCTGGTGACCAGCGCCAAGGCGTCCAAGCTGGGCAAGCTGGTCGCCAAGGGCAGCGAGCTGAAAAGCAAGGTGCCGGTCAGTGTTGGCGGCATCAGCGGCGATTTCGGCGTGAGTAACAAGGACAGCGGGAAGTCGGTCGACATCAAGGGCGGCAAGGGCGTCGAGATCCAGTCCGGGGTCAAGGCGCTGCAGTAA